A single window of Gossypium arboreum isolate Shixiya-1 chromosome 13, ASM2569848v2, whole genome shotgun sequence DNA harbors:
- the LOC108463869 gene encoding putative BPI/LBP family protein At1g04970: MEISSKSMENAIRFIFFSFLLIPANTQLESNQKGYISAVISTKGLDFAKDLLIEKAVSSIIPLQLSDIEKSAKIPVVGKVRMGLSDIVIYSVDFPFSSIATGDSGIVLVASGATANLNMKWKYSYKTWIVTISDQGTATVEVLGMVVWLKAAVINEEGTLKLLLSEYECHVKDISINVDGGASWLYQGIIDAFRGKIMSEVEDAIIKKIKEGIIKLDSLLQSLPKQLQVNSVVALNVTFMDDPLLTNSSVELEINGLFNGADEISVSNYYSKRAQNFLSCNGLAKMVEISLHEKVFQSAASVYFHADHMHWTLNKIPESLTNTAGWRYIIPQLYEQYPNDDMKLHVTVTSPPVIRIADHDVDTTIYADLTFEVLDSSEFVSIACISLVISASCSAEIHRNNLTGSIKLTNFTSSLAWSNIGNLNMHLLQAAMSTVLENFFMPDLNLHLRNGFPLPLPHGFTLQNAEIVQLNSKVMVRSDLSYTEDMISRPETLFLSLFSWTPYKSG, encoded by the exons ATGGAGATCTCTTCCAAATCCATGGAAAATGCTATACGCTTCATATTTTTCTCATTCCTGCTCATTCCTGCAAATACCCAACTTGAATCCAACCAAAAAGGATACATATCTGCTGTTATATCCACTAAAGGTCTTGATTTTGCTAAAGATTTGCTGATTGAGAAAGCTGTTTCTTCTATAATTCCACTTCAACTGTCTGATATCGAAAAGTCTGCAAAAATCCCGGTTGTTGGGAAAGTTCGTATGGGTCTTTCTGATATCGTAATTTACAGTGTCGATTTTCCTTTTTCATCGATTGCAACTGGAGACTCCGGTATTGTTTTAGTTGCTTCTGGTGCTACTGCTAATTTGAATATGAAGTGGAAGTATTCTTACAAAACATGGATAGTCACTATTTCTGATCAAGGAACTGCCACTGTTGAG GTTCTAGGCATGGTGGTGTGGCTTAAAGCGGCTGTTATAAACGAAGAAGGAACTCTCAAGCTATTATTATCGGAATATGAATGTCATGTGAAAGATATCTCCATAAATGTAGATGGTGGAGCTTCTTGGCTTTATCAAGG GATCATTGATGCTTTCCGAGGGAAAATCATGTCTGAAGTTGAAGATGCGATTATCAAGAAGATCAAAGAAGGAATAATAAAGCTTGACTCATTGTTGCAGTCGCTTCCAAAACAACTGCAAGTTAATAGTGTTGTTGCATTGAATGTGACTTTCATGGATGACCCTTTGTTAACTAATTCTTCCGTAGAGCTTGAAATTAATGGTTTATTCAACGGAGCAGATGAAATTTCAGTTTCAAACTATTACAGTAAAAGAGCACAGAATTTCCTTTCCTGCAATGGTTTAGCAAAGATGGTTGAAATCTCATTGCATGAAAAAGTTTTTCAATCTGCTGCATCAGTATACTTCCAT GCAGATCATATGCATTGGACTCTCAACAAAATACCTGAGTCACTGACGAACACTGCTGGATGGAGATATATTATACCTCAATTGTATGAGCAATATCCAAATGATGATATGAAGCTTCATGTAACGGTGACTTCTCCACCAGTCATACGAATTGCAGATCATGACGTGGACACCACTATTTATGCAGATTTGACTTTCGAGGTCTTAGATTCCAGTGAATTCGTCTCCATCGCTTGCATCTCATTG GTGATAAGTGCATCATGTTCTGCAGAAATTCATAGGAACAATCTTACTGGTAGCATTAAGCTAACCAACTTCACATCATCTTTGGCATGGAGTAATATTGGTAATCTTAACATGCATCTCCTTCAG GCTGCAATGTCAACAGTCCTCGAAAACTTCTTCATGCCAGATCTGAACTTACATCTTAGAAATGGGTTCCCTTTGCCGCTTCCCCATGGTTTTACACTTCAGAATGCTGAAATTGTCCAACTCAATTCGAAGGTTATGGTTCGTAGTGATTTGAGCTACACAGAGGATATGATCTCTCGACCAG AAACATTGTTTTTATCCCTTTTTTCCTGGACTCCTTACAAATCTGGCTAA
- the LOC108461161 gene encoding serine/threonine-protein phosphatase PP-X isozyme 2 translates to MSDLDRQIEQLKKCEPLKESEVKALCLKAMEILVEESNVQRVDAPVTICGDIHGQFYDMKELFKVGGDCPKTNYLFLGDFVDRGFYSVETFLLLLALKVRYPDRITLIRGNHESRQITQVYGFYDECLRKYGSVNVWRYCTEIFDYLSLSALIENKIFSVHGGLSPAISTLDQIRTIDRKQEVPHDGAMCDLLWSDPEDIVDGWGLSPRGAGFLFGGSVVTSFNHTNNIDYICRAHQLVMEGYKWMFNNQIVTVWSAPNYCYRCGNVAAILELDENLNKQFRVFDAAPQESRGTPAKKPAPDYFL, encoded by the exons ATGTCTGACCTAGACAGGCAAATAGAGCAGCTAAAGAAGTGTGAACCCTTGAAAGAATCCGAAGTGAAAGCTCTTTGTCTCAAGGCCATGGAAATCCTTGTTGAAGAGAGTAATGTTCAAAGGGTCGATGCCCCTGTAACT ATATGTGGTGATATCCACGGGCAGTTTTATGATATGAAAGAGCTTTTTAAAGTAGGAGGTGATTGCCCTAAGACAAATTATTTGTTTCTTGGAGATTTTGTTGACAGAGGGTTTTACTCCGTGGAAACCTTTCTCCTTCTATTGGCCTTGAAG GTCAGATATCCGGATCGCATAACACTCATTAGAGGGAACCATGAAAGCCGTCAGATCACACAG GTATATGGATTCTATGACGAATGCCTGCGTAAATATGGCTCGGTGAATGTTTGGAGATATTGCACTGAAATCTTTGATTACTTAAG TCTTTCAGCTCTTATCGAGAACAAAATCTTTAGCGTCCATGGTGGTCTCTCTCCTGCAATATCAACTTTGGATCAG ATTCGAACAATTGATCGGAAGCAAGAAGTACCACATGATGGTGCCATGTGTGACCTGTTGTGGTCTGACCCTGAGGATATTGTTGATGGATGGGGTTTGAGTCCCCGTGGTGCTGGTTTCCTGTTTGGCGGCAGTGTTGTCACTTCGTTCAACCACACAAACAACATTGACTATATATGCCGTGCACATCAATTGGTTATGGAAGGATACAAATGGATGTTTAATAACCAGATAGTTACAGTCTGGTCCGCTCCCAATTACTGTTATAG ATGTGGTAATGTTGCTGCAATTCTCGAGCTGGATGAAAATCTTAACAAGCAGTTTCGCGTGTTTGACGCAGCACCTCAG GAATCAAGAGGTACTCCCGCCAAAAAGCCTGCTCCCGATTACTTTCTATGA
- the LOC108463870 gene encoding 65-kDa microtubule-associated protein 1 isoform X2, with the protein MLLQIEQECLDVYKRKVEQAAKSRAELLVTLSDAKLELSTLVSALGDKSFLGVDTVKASGTIKEQLAAIAPALEQLWKQKEERVKEFSDVQSQIQKICGEITGSANEQAGAPAVDESDLSLKKLNEYQVKLQELQKEKSDRLHKVLEFVGTVHDLCAVLGMDFFSTITEVHPSLDDKTCVQSKSISNDTLLRLAETVSALHEDKKQRLHKLQELATKLTDLWNLMDTPEEERRLFDHVTCNISASVDEVTVPGALALDLIEQAEVEVERLDQLKSSRMKELAFKRQVELEEIFAHAHIEIDPEAAREKIMALIDSGNVEPAELLADMDNQIAKAKEEALSRKEILDRVEKWMSACEEESWLDDYNRDDNRYNASRGAHLNLKRAEKARILVNKIPGMVDTLVAKTRAWEEDRGISFKYDGVPLLAMLDEYAMLRQEREEEKRRLRDQKKFGEQQNTEQEPIFGSRSTPARPASTKKVVGPRTNGTPGRRLSLSASQNGSRSAAKEGKRDSMRLAAPANFVAITKEDAAPHVSGTDRSPASP; encoded by the exons ATGCTTCTTCAGATAGAGCAAGAGTGCTTGGATGTGTATAAAAGGAAGGTTGAGCAGGCTGCAAAATCAAGAGCAGAACTTCTTGTGACCTTGTCAGATGCCAAACTAGAACTTTCCACACTTGTATCAGCTCTTGGAGACAAAAGTTTTCTTGGTGTA GATACTGTGAAGGCATCGGGGACAATCAAGGAGCAACTTGCTGCTATAGCACCAGCGCTTGAACAGCTGTGGAAACAGAAAGAGGAGAGAGTTAAGGAGTTTTCTGATGTACAATCACAGATTCAGAAGATATGTGGGGAAATTACTGGGAGTGCCAATGAGCAGGCTGGTGCTCCTGCAGTGGATGAGTCCGACTTGTCCCTAAAGAAGTTGAATGAGTATCAAGTAAAGCTCCAAGAACTTCAAAAGGAGAAG AGTGATCGGCTGCATAAAGTCCTTGAATTTGTTGGCACTGTGCATGATCTTTGTGCTGTACTTGGAATGGACTTCTTTAGTACTATAACTGAAGTTCATCCAAGCTTAGATGATAAAACATGTGTGCAGTCAAAAAGCATCAGCAATGATACACTATTAAGGTTGGCTGAGACAGTCTCAGCTTTACATGAAGATAAGAAGCAGAGGCTTCATAAG CTTCAAGAGTTAGCAACTAAGCTAACAGATCTGTGGAATTTGATGGACACTCCTGAAGAAGAAAGGAGATTATTCGACCATGTTACCTGCAACATCTCTGCATCAGTTGATGAAGTGACTGTTCCTGGTGCTCTTGCTCTGGATCTGATTGAACAA GCAGAGGTAGAAGTTGAAAGGCTTGATCAGCTAAAGTCAAGCAGAATGAAGGAACTTGCTTTCAAAAGGCAAGTGGAGCTTGAGGAGATATTTGCCCATGCTCATATAGAGATAGATCCAGAGGCTGCTAGGGAGAAAATTATGGCTCTGATTGATTCCGGGAATGTTGAGCCTGCTGAGTTACTAGCTGACATGGATAATCAGATAGCAAAAGCGAAAGAAGAAGCCCTTAGCAGGAAAGAAATATTGGATAGGGTTGAAAAATGGATGTCAGCTTGTGAAGAAGAAAGTTGGCTTGATGACTATAATCGG GATGATAACAGATACAATGCAAGCAGGGGGGCACATTTAAACCTCAAGCGTGCTGAGAAGGCTCGTATTCTGGTAAACAAAATTCCAG GTATGGTTGACACTTTGGTTGCCAAAACTCGAGCTTGGGAGGAAGATCGTGGCATATCATTTAAGTACGATGGTGTTCCGCTCCTTGCCATGCTGGATGAATATGCTATGCTCAGGCAAGAAAGGGAAGAAGAGAAAAGGAGGCTTAGG GATCAGAAGAAGTTCGGTGAGCAGCAAAACACAGAACAAGAACCCATATTCGGTTCAAGGTCAACCCCAGCTCGACCGGCTAGTACAAAGAAGGTGGTGGGACCTCGGACCAATGGAACCCCCGGCAGACGCTTGTCTTTAAGTGCCAGTCAAAATGGAAGCAGATCTGCAGCTAAAGAAGGGAAGCGGGACAGCATGAGGCTGGCAGCTCCTGCCAACTTTGTTGCCATAACAAAGGAGGATGCCGCCCCCCATGTTTCTGGAACCGATAGATCACCAGCATCAccctaa
- the LOC108463870 gene encoding 65-kDa microtubule-associated protein 1 isoform X1 translates to MAVMDAQNPLLGETTCGTLLQKLQEIWDEVGESDEERDKMLLQIEQECLDVYKRKVEQAAKSRAELLVTLSDAKLELSTLVSALGDKSFLGVDTVKASGTIKEQLAAIAPALEQLWKQKEERVKEFSDVQSQIQKICGEITGSANEQAGAPAVDESDLSLKKLNEYQVKLQELQKEKSDRLHKVLEFVGTVHDLCAVLGMDFFSTITEVHPSLDDKTCVQSKSISNDTLLRLAETVSALHEDKKQRLHKLQELATKLTDLWNLMDTPEEERRLFDHVTCNISASVDEVTVPGALALDLIEQAEVEVERLDQLKSSRMKELAFKRQVELEEIFAHAHIEIDPEAAREKIMALIDSGNVEPAELLADMDNQIAKAKEEALSRKEILDRVEKWMSACEEESWLDDYNRDDNRYNASRGAHLNLKRAEKARILVNKIPGMVDTLVAKTRAWEEDRGISFKYDGVPLLAMLDEYAMLRQEREEEKRRLRDQKKFGEQQNTEQEPIFGSRSTPARPASTKKVVGPRTNGTPGRRLSLSASQNGSRSAAKEGKRDSMRLAAPANFVAITKEDAAPHVSGTDRSPASP, encoded by the exons ATGGCAGTAATGGATGCACAAAACCCTCTTCTAGGAGAAACCACTTGTGGCACTTTACTGCAGAAACTGCAA GAAATATGGGATGAAGTTGGTGAAAGTGATGAAGAGAGAGACAAGATGCTTCTTCAGATAGAGCAAGAGTGCTTGGATGTGTATAAAAGGAAGGTTGAGCAGGCTGCAAAATCAAGAGCAGAACTTCTTGTGACCTTGTCAGATGCCAAACTAGAACTTTCCACACTTGTATCAGCTCTTGGAGACAAAAGTTTTCTTGGTGTA GATACTGTGAAGGCATCGGGGACAATCAAGGAGCAACTTGCTGCTATAGCACCAGCGCTTGAACAGCTGTGGAAACAGAAAGAGGAGAGAGTTAAGGAGTTTTCTGATGTACAATCACAGATTCAGAAGATATGTGGGGAAATTACTGGGAGTGCCAATGAGCAGGCTGGTGCTCCTGCAGTGGATGAGTCCGACTTGTCCCTAAAGAAGTTGAATGAGTATCAAGTAAAGCTCCAAGAACTTCAAAAGGAGAAG AGTGATCGGCTGCATAAAGTCCTTGAATTTGTTGGCACTGTGCATGATCTTTGTGCTGTACTTGGAATGGACTTCTTTAGTACTATAACTGAAGTTCATCCAAGCTTAGATGATAAAACATGTGTGCAGTCAAAAAGCATCAGCAATGATACACTATTAAGGTTGGCTGAGACAGTCTCAGCTTTACATGAAGATAAGAAGCAGAGGCTTCATAAG CTTCAAGAGTTAGCAACTAAGCTAACAGATCTGTGGAATTTGATGGACACTCCTGAAGAAGAAAGGAGATTATTCGACCATGTTACCTGCAACATCTCTGCATCAGTTGATGAAGTGACTGTTCCTGGTGCTCTTGCTCTGGATCTGATTGAACAA GCAGAGGTAGAAGTTGAAAGGCTTGATCAGCTAAAGTCAAGCAGAATGAAGGAACTTGCTTTCAAAAGGCAAGTGGAGCTTGAGGAGATATTTGCCCATGCTCATATAGAGATAGATCCAGAGGCTGCTAGGGAGAAAATTATGGCTCTGATTGATTCCGGGAATGTTGAGCCTGCTGAGTTACTAGCTGACATGGATAATCAGATAGCAAAAGCGAAAGAAGAAGCCCTTAGCAGGAAAGAAATATTGGATAGGGTTGAAAAATGGATGTCAGCTTGTGAAGAAGAAAGTTGGCTTGATGACTATAATCGG GATGATAACAGATACAATGCAAGCAGGGGGGCACATTTAAACCTCAAGCGTGCTGAGAAGGCTCGTATTCTGGTAAACAAAATTCCAG GTATGGTTGACACTTTGGTTGCCAAAACTCGAGCTTGGGAGGAAGATCGTGGCATATCATTTAAGTACGATGGTGTTCCGCTCCTTGCCATGCTGGATGAATATGCTATGCTCAGGCAAGAAAGGGAAGAAGAGAAAAGGAGGCTTAGG GATCAGAAGAAGTTCGGTGAGCAGCAAAACACAGAACAAGAACCCATATTCGGTTCAAGGTCAACCCCAGCTCGACCGGCTAGTACAAAGAAGGTGGTGGGACCTCGGACCAATGGAACCCCCGGCAGACGCTTGTCTTTAAGTGCCAGTCAAAATGGAAGCAGATCTGCAGCTAAAGAAGGGAAGCGGGACAGCATGAGGCTGGCAGCTCCTGCCAACTTTGTTGCCATAACAAAGGAGGATGCCGCCCCCCATGTTTCTGGAACCGATAGATCACCAGCATCAccctaa